One genomic region from Streptomyces sp. NBC_01431 encodes:
- a CDS encoding APC family permease yields MRSTTSGRGLQPNVLSPFDTVVMAVAGSAPAYSLAATTAVLVGAVGLAGPAALLYCAIPMLGIVLAFGRLGRIDVNAGAAYSWVGRTLHPFLGFLSGWALVVAATIFMVAGSLPAGQMTLGLFDPALAQNTALATATGAAWFLLMLGVVLGGARLSARAQLIVSGVELVILVGFGAGALIRIGEGDGVTAFDWGWLGFSHFDSVSGFAAGTLIAAFYYWGWDVTSNLSEETRDSRRTAGLAALIGVGLVFALFIAFTVAVNVLLTSGEIEAHQSNVLAVLGERIWPGAGGKLMVLAVVLSTIATLETTLIQVTRSLFAMGRDRTMPGALGTVHRRWNTPWVAIVVVGAVALVLFVAANALGSVEDIMADALAAIGLQTALYYGLAGLAAVVAYRRTLTESISSFLLGGAWPLLGSVFMFCVFGASLTRLSGAAIAIGLGSLLAGVVPMLWYWRRGSAYYRPALLDATRSAAADDPAVGRRTKKPGNAGLGLPTDF; encoded by the coding sequence ATGCGCAGCACCACCAGCGGCAGAGGGCTTCAGCCCAACGTCCTGTCCCCGTTCGACACCGTTGTCATGGCGGTCGCGGGCAGCGCGCCCGCCTACTCGCTGGCCGCCACCACCGCCGTGCTCGTCGGCGCCGTGGGGCTCGCCGGTCCCGCCGCGCTGCTGTACTGCGCGATACCCATGCTCGGCATCGTGCTCGCCTTCGGGCGGCTCGGCCGGATCGACGTCAACGCGGGGGCCGCCTACTCCTGGGTCGGCCGCACCCTGCACCCCTTTCTCGGATTCCTCAGCGGCTGGGCGCTCGTCGTCGCCGCGACCATCTTCATGGTGGCCGGATCGCTGCCCGCCGGGCAGATGACGCTCGGCCTGTTCGACCCGGCGCTCGCCCAGAACACCGCCCTGGCCACCGCCACCGGAGCCGCCTGGTTCCTGCTCATGCTGGGGGTGGTGCTCGGCGGCGCCCGCCTCTCCGCACGGGCCCAACTCATCGTCTCCGGAGTCGAGTTGGTGATCCTCGTCGGATTCGGGGCGGGCGCCCTGATCCGCATCGGCGAGGGCGACGGCGTGACCGCCTTCGACTGGGGGTGGCTCGGATTCAGCCACTTCGACAGCGTGTCCGGGTTCGCCGCCGGCACCCTCATCGCCGCGTTCTACTACTGGGGCTGGGACGTCACCAGCAACCTCAGCGAGGAGACCCGCGACAGCCGCCGCACCGCCGGGCTCGCGGCCCTGATCGGAGTCGGGCTCGTCTTCGCCCTGTTCATCGCCTTCACCGTCGCCGTGAATGTGCTGCTCACCAGCGGCGAGATCGAGGCCCACCAGTCCAACGTCCTGGCCGTGCTCGGCGAGCGGATCTGGCCCGGCGCCGGCGGCAAGCTCATGGTGCTCGCCGTGGTCCTCTCCACCATCGCCACCCTGGAGACCACCCTCATCCAGGTCACCCGCTCGCTGTTCGCGATGGGCCGGGACCGCACGATGCCCGGCGCGCTCGGCACCGTACACCGGCGGTGGAACACCCCCTGGGTGGCGATCGTCGTCGTCGGCGCGGTCGCGCTCGTACTGTTCGTCGCCGCCAACGCGCTCGGCTCCGTCGAGGACATCATGGCCGACGCGCTCGCCGCGATCGGCCTCCAGACCGCCCTGTACTACGGCCTCGCGGGCCTCGCCGCGGTCGTCGCCTACCGCCGCACCCTCACCGAATCCATCAGCTCCTTCCTACTCGGCGGGGCCTGGCCGCTGCTCGGCTCGGTCTTCATGTTCTGCGTGTTCGGCGCCTCGCTGACCCGGCTCAGCGGCGCCGCCATCGCGATCGGCCTGGGCAGCCTGCTGGCCGGGGTCGTCCCGATGCTCTGGTACTGGCGCCGGGGCAGCGCCTACTACCGCCCGGCCCTCCTGGATGCCACCCGGTCCGCCGCGGCCGACGACCCGGCCGTCGGCCGCCGTACCAAAAAGCCCGGAAACGCGGGTCTCGGCCTGCCCACCGACTTCTGA
- a CDS encoding peptidase inhibitor family I36 protein, whose protein sequence is MKRIAVLLAATLISTGAVLATSSAAQASAPCRSGFFCVWTDANFSGMKIEHSGDDHWWEGDMFKHDSSWANHGISGPGVKDHVKVYEGRELLGRVTICLAPGQEVGYSSGANDQGGSHTWTMGC, encoded by the coding sequence ATGAAGCGAATCGCCGTGCTCCTCGCCGCCACCCTCATCTCCACCGGAGCCGTCCTGGCCACCTCGTCCGCCGCCCAGGCGTCCGCGCCCTGCCGCAGCGGGTTCTTCTGCGTCTGGACGGACGCCAACTTCTCCGGCATGAAGATCGAGCACAGCGGCGACGACCACTGGTGGGAGGGCGACATGTTCAAGCACGACTCGTCCTGGGCGAACCACGGCATCTCCGGGCCGGGGGTCAAGGACCACGTGAAGGTGTACGAGGGCCGCGAGCTGCTCGGCCGCGTGACGATCTGTCTCGCTCCCGGACAGGAGGTCGGCTACAGCAGCGGCGCCAACGACCAGGGCGGGTCGCACACGTGGACCATGGGCTGCTGA
- a CDS encoding LysR family transcriptional regulator has translation MELEVRHLKLLCAIADTGSLHGAARALGTSQPALTTQLQRIEAMLGGRLFARERTGCVPTALGRGVVGRARPLLAGLTALVTETRATAARGADGDRLRIGSTASRAIPGWLRRLRERLPRTETQLQVAVSATALLRHVAAGDLDVAFVHEVEGCPLRVPPGLDVHVLVEREPQFVCLAADHPAARHRVVDLADLAADQWMIDPSVDGEWEGLRRVLDTAGLNPRVLHGDYLTAAGLVATGEVVTLCQPTSLPRPDLAIRPLRDDPLGVRLMVAVRGGAYGGELAGVRADLEAAYWEAAASAPAYREWLGERGWVGERARS, from the coding sequence ATGGAGCTGGAGGTGAGACATCTGAAGCTGCTGTGCGCCATCGCCGACACCGGCAGTCTGCATGGCGCCGCGCGTGCGCTCGGCACGAGCCAGCCCGCCCTGACCACCCAACTACAGCGCATCGAGGCGATGTTGGGCGGGCGCCTCTTCGCCCGCGAGAGGACCGGCTGTGTGCCCACCGCACTTGGCCGGGGCGTGGTCGGCCGGGCCCGGCCACTGCTCGCCGGCCTGACCGCGCTGGTCACCGAGACCCGCGCCACCGCGGCCCGCGGCGCCGACGGCGACCGGCTGCGCATCGGCTCCACCGCGAGCCGCGCCATCCCCGGCTGGCTGCGCCGGCTGCGCGAACGACTACCCCGCACCGAGACCCAGCTCCAGGTGGCGGTTTCGGCCACCGCACTGCTGCGCCACGTCGCGGCGGGCGACCTCGACGTCGCCTTCGTCCACGAGGTGGAGGGCTGCCCGCTGCGGGTGCCGCCGGGCCTGGACGTCCACGTCCTGGTGGAGCGCGAGCCGCAGTTCGTGTGCCTGGCCGCCGACCACCCGGCGGCCCGCCACCGGGTCGTGGACCTCGCCGACCTCGCCGCCGACCAGTGGATGATCGACCCCAGCGTGGACGGCGAGTGGGAGGGCCTGCGCCGGGTCCTGGACACCGCGGGCCTCAACCCCCGTGTCCTGCACGGCGATTACCTCACCGCGGCGGGCCTGGTCGCCACCGGCGAGGTCGTCACCCTCTGCCAGCCCACCTCCCTGCCCCGCCCCGACCTCGCCATCCGCCCGCTGCGCGACGACCCGCTGGGCGTGCGGCTGATGGTCGCGGTGCGCGGCGGGGCGTACGGAGGTGAGCTGGCCGGGGTGCGCGCGGATCTGGAGGCCGCGTACTGGGAGGCGGCGGCGTCGGCGCCCGCCTACCGCGAGTGGCTGGGGGAGCGGGGCTGGGTCGGGGAGCGGGCCCGGTCGTAG
- the snpA gene encoding snapalysin, producing the protein MRHSRTLVVTAALGMALAGLGAVPATAATPTPATGHYTAGAKHTAANDRAFYDAVMKSVAKKRAANPLAAAVTVTYSTANAPSFRSQISQAAQIWNSSVQNVRLAESSSGADFEYYEGNDPQNGSYASTDGHGSGYIFLDYGQNQQYYSVRVVAHETGHVLGLPDHYSGPCSELMSGGGPGTSCRNAYPNSTEKSRVNSLWRNGLASAFKPAA; encoded by the coding sequence ATGAGACACTCCCGCACCCTTGTTGTGACCGCCGCGCTCGGCATGGCCCTCGCGGGCCTCGGCGCGGTCCCCGCCACCGCCGCGACCCCCACCCCCGCCACCGGGCACTACACCGCGGGCGCCAAGCACACCGCCGCCAACGACCGGGCGTTCTACGACGCCGTGATGAAGTCGGTCGCCAAGAAGCGCGCCGCCAACCCGCTCGCCGCCGCGGTGACGGTCACCTACAGCACCGCCAACGCCCCCAGCTTCCGCTCGCAGATATCCCAGGCGGCGCAGATCTGGAACTCCTCCGTCCAGAACGTCCGCCTCGCGGAGAGCAGTTCGGGCGCCGACTTCGAGTACTACGAGGGCAACGACCCGCAGAACGGTTCGTACGCCTCGACCGACGGGCACGGCAGCGGCTACATCTTCCTCGACTACGGCCAGAACCAGCAGTACTACTCGGTCCGCGTGGTGGCCCACGAGACGGGGCACGTACTCGGTCTGCCGGACCACTACTCGGGCCCGTGCAGCGAGCTCATGTCGGGTGGCGGTCCCGGTACGTCGTGCCGCAACGCCTACCCGAACAGCACGGAGAAGTCCCGCGTGAACAGCCTGTGGCGCAACGGCCTGGCCTCGGCCTTCAAACCGGCCGCCTGA
- a CDS encoding FUSC family protein: MAEQKRAEGGIRQGRLAPPEWLIGGLRPAPAPIPWPAVARAAVALAAPLAVGMATGQAAYGALVSMGALSGVIGDTADAYRMRIFNIAVPQFFGAVGVTVGSLVFGHGWLAVGALTLVALVSGMISSIGAVASVSGLLLLLNAVVGAGLPMPGPWWKAPMLLSLGGLFVLLLSLLGWPLRRTEPERAAVAGTYRAVAEAIEAAATDAYDTRRQSVTQSLNTAYDLILSRRAREHGRRGELVRLLAQLNVVIPLVEAAPAVHLRGWGVDAAIPAAVRQLAGAVEEGRTDSPELRLPAPATPAERALDTALRHAFAVVHDADPGRTNIDDRLGRPAALRIRVRRAGRNVLLSGASWRYGLRLALCIGLAQVLVSVIPVERSYWVALTIVFVLKPDFGSVFARALTRAIGTALGLVIAAGVLANVPRGWWDVPVMMVLAALIPAFSAKGYAFQTAAITPVILLLSDVLNHQGFNLVMPRLWDSLIGCAIALVAGYLLWPESWHTRIGARLADAVAATADYVEYAFGSEDDRTERVRHRRRLYRDLSTVRSEFQRALTEPPPTGARAAAWWPLVVAVERIVDATTAARVRVNHGARPPAAGEAEDIAVQLRELADGLRESETLVEVRAQLEGDEEGVLAPLRQEVRAARAIASPGA; encoded by the coding sequence ATGGCTGAACAGAAGCGGGCGGAGGGCGGCATACGGCAGGGGCGGCTCGCGCCGCCGGAATGGCTCATCGGCGGGCTGCGACCGGCCCCCGCCCCCATCCCCTGGCCCGCCGTCGCACGGGCCGCGGTCGCGCTGGCCGCACCGCTCGCCGTGGGCATGGCGACCGGGCAGGCCGCGTACGGCGCGCTCGTCTCCATGGGCGCGCTCAGCGGGGTCATCGGCGACACCGCCGACGCGTACCGGATGCGGATCTTCAACATCGCGGTGCCGCAGTTCTTCGGGGCAGTCGGCGTAACCGTCGGCAGCCTCGTCTTCGGGCACGGCTGGCTCGCGGTCGGCGCGCTGACCCTGGTCGCGCTGGTCTCCGGAATGATCTCCTCGATCGGCGCGGTCGCCTCCGTCTCCGGACTGCTGCTCCTGCTCAACGCCGTCGTCGGAGCGGGCCTGCCGATGCCGGGCCCCTGGTGGAAGGCGCCGATGCTGCTCAGCCTCGGCGGCCTGTTCGTGCTCCTGCTCAGCCTGCTCGGCTGGCCGCTGCGGCGCACCGAACCCGAACGCGCCGCCGTCGCCGGGACCTACCGCGCGGTCGCCGAAGCCATCGAAGCCGCCGCGACCGACGCGTACGACACCAGACGCCAGTCGGTCACGCAGTCCCTCAACACCGCCTACGACCTGATCCTCAGCCGCCGGGCCCGCGAACACGGCAGGCGCGGGGAGCTGGTGCGCCTGCTCGCCCAGCTCAACGTGGTGATCCCGCTCGTGGAGGCGGCCCCCGCGGTGCATCTGCGCGGCTGGGGCGTCGACGCCGCGATCCCGGCAGCCGTACGGCAGTTGGCGGGCGCGGTGGAGGAGGGCCGCACCGACTCACCCGAACTGCGGCTGCCCGCGCCCGCGACGCCCGCCGAACGCGCCCTGGACACCGCGCTGCGGCACGCCTTCGCCGTGGTGCACGACGCCGACCCCGGCCGGACCAACATCGACGACCGGCTCGGCCGCCCCGCCGCCCTGCGCATCCGGGTGCGCCGCGCGGGCCGCAACGTCCTGCTGTCCGGGGCGTCCTGGCGCTACGGCCTGCGGCTCGCGCTGTGCATCGGCCTCGCGCAGGTGCTGGTGTCCGTGATCCCGGTCGAGCGCTCGTACTGGGTCGCGCTGACCATCGTCTTCGTCCTGAAGCCCGACTTCGGCTCGGTGTTCGCGCGCGCCCTGACGCGGGCGATCGGCACGGCGCTCGGGCTCGTCATCGCGGCCGGCGTGCTCGCCAACGTGCCGCGCGGATGGTGGGACGTGCCGGTCATGATGGTGCTCGCGGCACTGATCCCGGCGTTCTCGGCCAAGGGCTACGCCTTCCAGACCGCGGCCATCACCCCGGTGATCCTGCTGCTCTCCGACGTCCTCAACCACCAGGGCTTCAACCTGGTCATGCCCCGCCTGTGGGACAGCCTCATCGGCTGCGCGATCGCGCTCGTCGCGGGCTATCTGCTGTGGCCCGAGAGCTGGCACACCCGCATCGGCGCCCGGCTCGCGGACGCGGTGGCGGCGACGGCGGACTACGTGGAGTACGCGTTCGGCTCCGAGGACGACCGGACCGAACGGGTCCGCCACCGGCGCCGCCTGTACCGGGACCTGTCGACCGTACGCAGCGAATTCCAGCGGGCGTTGACGGAACCGCCGCCCACCGGCGCGAGGGCGGCGGCGTGGTGGCCGCTGGTCGTCGCGGTCGAGCGGATCGTCGACGCGACGACGGCGGCGCGGGTCCGGGTCAACCACGGGGCGCGGCCGCCGGCGGCGGGCGAGGCCGAGGACATCGCGGTCCAGCTCCGCGAACTCGCCGACGGGCTGCGGGAAAGCGAGACCCTCGTGGAGGTTCGGGCCCAACTGGAGGGAGACGAGGAGGGTGTCCTCGCTCCGCTGAGGCAGGAGGTCCGGGCGGCCCGAGCGATCGCGTCGCCCGGCGCGTGA
- a CDS encoding NADP-dependent oxidoreductase, with translation MRAVAVTAFRAEPELVHMPKPEPGEGEILVKVEFAALNPYDWQVMDGLLEGRAPHVFPLVMGVDFAGRVDVVGPGEHRFVVGDRVYGQVSRPPVGAGTYAEYVTVPQDSGLAEVPDSLDLRSAAVLPTSGMTAAQILVSAAVLLPGESMLVVGAAGGVGSVLTQLATAREVRVIAAVRGDERKRMTALGAVATIDTTKESLESRVREVCPQGLDALVDLVSSTPQDFAAHARLVRTGGTALTTRSVADPALVPPGVEAVNFGLKASTALLDQLAAAATRGDLSVPVDAELPLEMAPRALARNRAGGARGKTVFAV, from the coding sequence ATGCGCGCTGTCGCCGTCACGGCCTTCCGGGCCGAGCCCGAGCTCGTCCACATGCCCAAGCCGGAGCCGGGCGAGGGCGAGATCCTGGTGAAGGTCGAGTTCGCCGCGCTCAACCCGTACGACTGGCAGGTCATGGACGGCCTCCTTGAAGGGCGGGCGCCCCATGTGTTCCCGCTGGTCATGGGCGTGGACTTCGCCGGGCGCGTCGACGTGGTCGGACCCGGCGAGCACCGGTTCGTGGTGGGCGACCGGGTGTACGGGCAGGTGTCGCGGCCGCCGGTGGGGGCCGGGACGTACGCGGAGTACGTGACCGTGCCGCAGGACTCCGGGCTGGCCGAGGTGCCGGACAGCCTCGACCTGCGGTCCGCGGCGGTGCTGCCCACCTCGGGCATGACCGCGGCCCAGATCCTGGTGAGCGCGGCCGTGCTGCTGCCCGGCGAGAGCATGCTGGTCGTGGGCGCGGCGGGCGGGGTCGGCAGCGTCCTGACCCAGCTCGCGACGGCCCGCGAGGTGCGGGTGATCGCGGCGGTGCGGGGCGACGAGCGGAAGCGGATGACCGCACTGGGTGCCGTCGCCACGATCGACACGACCAAGGAGTCGCTGGAGTCCCGGGTGCGCGAGGTGTGCCCGCAGGGTCTCGACGCCCTGGTCGACCTCGTGTCGTCCACCCCGCAGGACTTCGCCGCGCACGCCCGCCTCGTGCGGACCGGCGGGACCGCGCTGACCACCCGCTCCGTCGCGGACCCGGCGCTCGTTCCGCCCGGCGTCGAGGCGGTCAACTTCGGGCTCAAGGCCTCGACGGCCCTGCTCGACCAACTCGCAGCGGCGGCCACCAGGGGCGACCTTTCGGTGCCGGTCGACGCGGAACTACCGCTGGAAATGGCCCCGCGGGCGCTCGCCCGGAACCGCGCGGGGGGCGCGCGCGGCAAGACGGTCTTCGCCGTGTGA
- a CDS encoding endonuclease/exonuclease/phosphatase family protein, with the protein MGTGTVPDWSVIEGRRHPWRWVSGVLGALLLAGVSVVVGCRAADSDGVTPVPQALAFLPWLLVPGGAGLALSVLARWRTGMVWGVAVLAVTGWYTQPYGAAVTRPGGAILAEFEVLTSNTEFGWATDDLIATVRREKPDLVFVEECSFRCADALAAELPKADYPYRDVVREDGSAGSAILSRFPLRATEPIASVMAMPGAVVTVGGRDVRIQLAHPSPPLPGDEGKWRQELGWVREFARAVKGQPVIVAGDFNASQDHALFRSVLDTGALHDSARLTGQSRAYSWPADRTTPLRTQIDHVLVSGHFKVSSARFLTLRGTDHRALLVRVGLYGG; encoded by the coding sequence TTGGGGACCGGGACCGTGCCGGACTGGTCGGTGATCGAGGGGCGGCGGCATCCGTGGCGGTGGGTGTCCGGCGTCCTCGGCGCGCTGCTGCTCGCCGGGGTCAGTGTCGTGGTGGGGTGCCGGGCCGCCGATTCGGACGGGGTGACGCCGGTGCCGCAGGCCCTCGCCTTCCTGCCCTGGCTGCTCGTGCCAGGAGGGGCGGGGCTCGCCCTCAGCGTGCTCGCGCGCTGGCGTACCGGCATGGTCTGGGGCGTCGCGGTGCTCGCGGTCACCGGTTGGTACACCCAGCCGTACGGCGCCGCGGTCACCCGGCCCGGCGGCGCCATCCTCGCCGAGTTCGAAGTCCTCACCTCCAACACCGAGTTCGGGTGGGCCACGGACGATCTGATCGCCACCGTCAGGCGCGAGAAGCCCGACCTCGTGTTCGTCGAGGAGTGCAGCTTCCGGTGCGCCGACGCACTGGCCGCCGAGCTGCCCAAGGCCGACTACCCGTACCGCGACGTCGTGCGCGAGGACGGTTCGGCGGGGTCCGCGATCCTCAGCCGGTTCCCGCTCCGGGCCACCGAGCCCATCGCGTCCGTGATGGCGATGCCCGGCGCGGTGGTCACCGTCGGCGGCCGGGATGTGCGGATCCAGCTCGCGCACCCCTCTCCACCGCTGCCCGGCGACGAGGGGAAATGGCGCCAAGAGCTGGGCTGGGTAAGGGAGTTCGCGCGAGCGGTGAAGGGGCAGCCCGTCATCGTCGCCGGGGACTTCAACGCCTCCCAGGACCACGCCCTGTTCCGGTCGGTGCTCGATACGGGCGCTCTGCACGACAGTGCGCGGCTCACCGGGCAGTCGCGCGCCTACTCCTGGCCCGCCGACCGCACCACCCCGCTGCGCACCCAGATCGACCACGTCCTGGTGAGCGGCCACTTCAAGGTGAGCTCCGCGCGCTTCCTCACCCTGCGCGGCACCGACCACCGCGCGCTGCTCGTCCGGGTCGGCCTGTACGGCGGGTAG
- a CDS encoding alpha/beta fold hydrolase, giving the protein MSRTYTDEGTGDALLLVHGHPFDRTMWAPQIAEFSRTHRVIAPDLRGYGSAPVVPGTTALSVFAEDVRALVDALGIERFTLGGLSMGGQIVMECYRLFPERINGLVLADTFPTAETPEGKAARNAMADRLLSEGMRGYADEVLDKMVAPYADASVRAQVHRMMTSTHPEGAAAALRGRAERPDYQDLLTTVTVPALVVVGRDDSYTPVSDAEAMHAAVPGSSLAVIESAAHLPNLEQPDAFNHALRAILARVAAKAKDRQPSPASRRL; this is encoded by the coding sequence ATGTCCCGCACCTACACCGACGAGGGCACGGGCGACGCCCTGCTCCTGGTCCACGGCCACCCCTTCGACCGCACGATGTGGGCCCCGCAGATCGCGGAGTTCTCCCGTACGCACCGCGTGATCGCCCCCGACCTGCGCGGCTACGGCAGCGCGCCGGTGGTCCCCGGCACCACCGCGCTCAGCGTCTTCGCCGAGGACGTGCGGGCGCTCGTGGACGCGCTCGGCATCGAGCGCTTCACGCTGGGCGGCCTCTCCATGGGCGGCCAGATCGTCATGGAGTGCTACCGGCTCTTCCCGGAGCGGATCAACGGCCTCGTCCTCGCCGACACCTTCCCCACCGCCGAGACCCCCGAGGGAAAGGCGGCCCGCAACGCGATGGCCGACCGGCTGCTGAGCGAGGGCATGCGGGGCTACGCCGACGAGGTCCTGGACAAGATGGTCGCCCCGTACGCCGACGCGTCGGTACGGGCCCAGGTGCACCGCATGATGACTTCCACCCACCCCGAAGGGGCGGCGGCGGCCCTGCGCGGCCGGGCCGAACGCCCGGACTACCAGGACCTGTTGACGACCGTCACCGTCCCTGCGCTGGTCGTGGTCGGCCGCGACGACTCATACACGCCGGTATCGGACGCCGAGGCGATGCACGCCGCGGTGCCCGGATCGTCGCTGGCCGTCATCGAGTCGGCCGCCCACCTGCCGAACCTGGAACAGCCGGACGCCTTCAACCACGCCCTGCGCGCAATCCTCGCCCGGGTGGCGGCGAAGGCAAAGGACCGGCAACCGTCCCCCGCCTCCCGCCGTCTTTGA
- a CDS encoding aminotransferase-like domain-containing protein yields the protein MDYRGIADEVEAEIASGTLKPGERLPTQRAFARRRRIAVSTAIRVYGELGRRGLVVGEVGRGTFVRAAPPHPGSVLAEDSGRTPVNLELNYPVADGQSELMARSLGALLRPDVLTAATRPAAADGTPEAREAAASLLARPGWRPDPARILFAGNGRQAIAAALSCLVRPGGRIGVEELTYPLVKAVAERLGIDLVPIDMDEQGLRPDALTTAHRRTPLSAVYLQPTLHNPLTLTMGEERRRELAGELGELDLWAIEDTTWAFLAPRVGTGQPGDTRALGDGPPGGGLPGGIEPPGGTGQPDGVRSSGGIRPPGGAPTPSSPADPPPPLAAYAPERTVLVDSLSKRLAPGLTTGFLVVPAARADDLARALRSGAWTAGRFNLEAAVRWAADGTVAAVGAAKRADAAERYELVRRHLGGFRVRSDPAAYYCWWELPAPWRAETFAAAAAERLGIAVTPGTAFAVGSRVPDAVRIGLATPPIPVLAEALRSLAALAAAAAP from the coding sequence GTGGACTACCGCGGGATTGCGGACGAGGTCGAGGCGGAGATCGCCTCCGGGACGCTCAAGCCGGGCGAGCGACTGCCCACCCAGCGCGCCTTCGCGCGCCGCCGCCGCATCGCGGTGTCCACCGCGATCCGGGTGTACGGGGAGCTCGGCCGCCGGGGTCTGGTGGTGGGCGAGGTCGGGCGCGGCACGTTCGTACGGGCCGCGCCGCCGCACCCCGGGTCGGTCCTCGCCGAGGACAGCGGCCGCACGCCCGTCAACCTGGAGCTCAACTACCCGGTGGCGGACGGGCAGTCGGAGCTGATGGCGCGTTCGCTCGGGGCGCTGCTGCGGCCCGACGTCCTCACTGCGGCCACCCGCCCCGCCGCGGCCGACGGCACGCCCGAGGCCCGCGAGGCCGCGGCCTCGCTGCTTGCCCGGCCGGGCTGGCGGCCCGACCCCGCGCGCATCCTCTTCGCGGGGAACGGCCGCCAGGCCATCGCCGCCGCACTGTCCTGCCTGGTCCGCCCCGGCGGCCGGATCGGCGTCGAGGAGCTGACGTACCCGCTGGTCAAAGCGGTCGCCGAGCGCCTGGGCATCGATCTGGTGCCCATCGACATGGACGAACAGGGCCTGCGCCCCGACGCCCTGACCACGGCCCACCGCCGCACCCCGCTGAGCGCGGTATACCTCCAGCCGACCCTGCACAACCCGCTCACCCTGACGATGGGGGAGGAGCGGCGCCGCGAACTGGCCGGTGAACTGGGCGAGTTGGACCTGTGGGCAATCGAGGACACGACATGGGCGTTCCTGGCGCCGCGGGTCGGTACGGGGCAGCCGGGCGACACGCGAGCGCTGGGCGACGGGCCGCCCGGCGGCGGGTTGCCGGGCGGAATTGAGCCGCCGGGTGGAACCGGGCAGCCGGATGGCGTCCGGTCCTCGGGCGGCATCCGGCCGCCGGGCGGCGCCCCGACCCCCAGCAGTCCCGCCGACCCCCCGCCTCCCCTCGCCGCGTACGCGCCCGAGCGGACGGTGCTCGTCGACAGCCTTTCCAAGCGGCTCGCCCCCGGGCTCACCACCGGGTTTCTCGTGGTGCCCGCCGCCCGCGCGGACGACCTCGCGCGGGCCCTGCGCTCGGGGGCCTGGACGGCGGGGCGGTTCAATCTGGAGGCGGCCGTGCGATGGGCCGCTGACGGGACCGTGGCGGCGGTCGGCGCCGCCAAGCGGGCCGATGCGGCCGAGCGGTACGAGCTGGTGCGCAGGCACCTCGGCGGCTTCCGCGTCCGCAGCGACCCGGCCGCGTACTACTGCTGGTGGGAGCTGCCCGCGCCCTGGCGGGCCGAGACGTTCGCCGCGGCCGCGGCCGAGCGGCTGGGGATCGCGGTGACGCCGGGTACCGCGTTCGCGGTGGGGAGCCGGGTGCCGGACGCGGTCAGGATCGGCCTGGCGACCCCGCCGATTCCGGTCCTGGCCGAGGCGCTTCGGTCTCTGGCCGCTCTCGCCGCAGCCGCCGCCCCGTGA
- a CDS encoding DUF6126 family protein, translating into MADSEKSQERGIALRAGFYIFGTHVFAGFVWLLFYVGSHAHK; encoded by the coding sequence GTGGCCGACAGCGAGAAGAGTCAGGAGCGCGGCATCGCCCTGCGCGCCGGGTTCTACATCTTCGGCACCCATGTCTTCGCCGGATTCGTGTGGCTCCTGTTCTACGTGGGGAGCCACGCCCACAAGTAG